AAATGAAATTCTTCCTGCTCTAAGATTAAGCTATAAAGACCTTCCCTCATATATAAAACGGTGCTTTGCTTACTGTTCAGTATTTCCGAAAGACCATCCGTTCAAGAAAGATGAATTAGTTTTATTATGGATGGCAGAAGGTATTCTTCacgaaattgaaaacaaaacaatggaAGCAGTTGGTAATGATTACTTTGACACTCTTGTATCAAGATCATTATTTCAAAAGTCGAATGAAGATGAACTATGTTTTGTGATGCATGATCTCATCAATGACTTGGCAAAATTTGTGTCTGGTGAATTTACATTTAGGTTGGAGGTTGATAGCCGTTCTCATTTAAATGTTAACAAGACTAGTCATGTGTCGTATGCTAgagatttttatgagaaatttaaTAAGTTCGAGGCTCTTCGAGAAGTTATGCAATTGCGTACATTTTTGGCATTAGAATCGTCAACACCTTGTTACCACACAACTAAAAAATTGTTCTGTGATTTATTGCCAATTTTAAGTTGTGCACGGGTGCTCTCCCTATCTAACTACAGGTATAAGTTTGAGTTGCCAGAATCAATTGGAAAAATGACACAATTACGTTATTTGAACCTTTCTAGTATGTCACTTAAAAGGTTGCCTGATTCTTTATGCAAGTTGTATAATTTGCAAACATTAAGGTTATATCATTGTAGAGAGCTAGAAACATTGCCAAGAGACATGCAAAAACTCGTTAATTTACGCCATCTTGATTTGACTAAAACTCCCTGCATAATGGAAATGCCGATGCATATGGGCAAACTAAAATGTCTCCAGACATTAACCAAGTTTGTCGTTAGCAAACGCACTGGGTGTAGCATTAAAGAATTGGGAGAGCTTGCAAATCTTCGAGGAGCACTTTCTATCTTGGatcttgaaaatgttgaatctttCAAAGATGCAGAAGGTGCACGCTTGAGGAATAAAATGGACCTTAAAGAGTTGGCATTAAACTAGAAAGAAGGTTCAAATACTGAGATTTCAGAAAGTCAAAGAGATGTACTCAACGGTCTACAACCACATAGAAACCTGAAAAGTCTCACTATAAAATACTACATGGGTGGAAGTTTTCCAAATTGGGTAGGAGATCATTCCTTCTCTTATGTAACGTCTATTCATTTggaaaactgtaaatattgttGCAGCTTACCAGCACTTGGGCAGCTATCCTCTTTACAAAACCTCTCTATTGTTGGTTTTGATGGAATTCTGGCAGTGGGTGAAGAGTTTTACGGAAGTACTTCTGGTTCTTCTTCTATCAAGCCGTTTGGGGCATTGAAAGTCTTAAAATTTGAGCAGATGTTGAATTGGGAGAAATGGTCTTCGTTTGGTGATGAAAATGAAGGAGGAGCTTTCCATCATCTTGAGGAGCTTTCTATTCAGAGATGCTCAAAGCTAACGGGAGATTTGCCCATTCACCTTCCTTCTTTGGGTATCCTTGAGATTATAGACTGTCCAAAGATGCTGGCTTCACTCCCAAAGTCTCCGACTATATGTGAATTGAAGCTGATAAATTGTAGGAAGGATATATTAAGGGAACTGCCACTTCACGTTACGGAGAAGCTCACAATTGATAGATTTGATGCAGTGGATATGTCTGTTCTAGTGGGTGGTCTACCCTCTACATtaaaatttcttgaaataaaaaattggaaGAAGTTAGGGCTCCCTATAAACTTGGACTATTCATGCCTTGAAGTTTTGAAGTTGTTCGATTGTGATTCTCTCAGGTCCATTCCAATGGATTTATTCCCAAATGTTAAGAATCTGACAATCTCGAGGTGTAGGGATCTAGAATCTCTTACAGTTGCAGAACAAGTACATCAACTTGATTTAGTGGCCTTGTCGTCTCTAACTATCGAAGAGTGTCCTAATTTTGTGTCATTTCCGAGAGGAGGATTGCATGCCACCAACCTTGGATTCTTACAGATCGAGGATTGTTTGAGTTTGAGATCGCTACCTGACAAGATGCACATGCTTCTTCCATCTCTTACTCAAATTACTATACAAAGGTGTACAAATATTGAGACGTTTCTAGAAGGGGGCTTGCCTTCCAGT
This genomic window from Juglans regia cultivar Chandler unplaced genomic scaffold, Walnut 2.0 Scaffold_20327, whole genome shotgun sequence contains:
- the LOC109018933 gene encoding putative disease resistance protein At3g14460, giving the protein MAELVVSAFLQVLIDRMVSRDFVDFLRGRKPSDELLYKLKNALLSVGAVLEDVEDKQVTNSSVKTWLDELKHAVYDADDVLDEIATKALQSKLDVEFGTKIASKNVLGLVQASTFRRKPSETTSLVEDSDICGRNDDKDERIKKLLPNDASDNKIGMIAIVGMGGLGKSTIAQLVYNDKKVQKHFDLVAWVSVSEEFDMFKVTKSILEAVVPSSTKDIQDLNQLQLKLKEKLMGKKFLFVLDDVWNRNYTECEILSNPFKSGTQGSRIIMTTRDVDVASAMRAFEIHHLKELQGEDCWKLFARHAFLHDANSYMHSEFEELGRQIVEKCKGLPLAIKTIGALLRSKGLVVSEWEKVLNSEIWSLSNEILPALRLSYKDLPSYIKRCFAYCSVFPKDHPFKKDELVLLWMAEGILHEIENKTMEAVGNDYFDTLVSRSLFQKSNEDELCFVMHDLINDLAKFVSGEFTFRLEVDSRSHLNVNKTSHVSYARDFYEKFNKFEALREVMQLRTFLALESSTPCYHTTKKLFCDLLPILSCARVLSLSNYRYKFELPESIGKMTQLRYLNLSSMSLKRLPDSLCKLYNLQTLRLYHCRELETLPRDMQKLVNLRHLDLTKTPCIMEMPMHMGKLKCLQTLTKFVVSKRTGCSIKELGELANLRGALSILDLENVESFKDAEGARLRNKMDLKDLPALGQLSSLQNLSIVGFDGILAVGEEFYGSTSGSSSIKPFGALKVLKFEQMLNWEKWSSFGDENEGGAFHHLEELSIQRCSKLTGDLPIHLPSLGILEIIDCPKMLASLPKSPTICELKLINCRKDILRELPLHVTEKLTIDRFDAVDMSVLVGGLPSTLKFLEIKNWKKLGLPINLDYSCLEVLKLFDCDSLRSIPMDLFPNVKNLTISRCRDLESLTVAEQVHQLDLVALSSLTIEECPNFVSFPRGGLHATNLGFLQIEDCLSLRSLPDKMHMLLPSLTQITIQRCTNIETFLEGGLPSSLNELYITNCDKLVESRMRWSLHNLAPLRYLSIWGGSKLDVVSFPEKGLLPTNLIIFRISGFSNLTTLDNNGWSASQKKGFNASPHLKICQSETIQSWSTAC